GCCCGCATCAGGGTCATGTCCTGGGTGGCCAGCGAGCCCAGGTGATTGGCGACCGCCGCCACGGAACCCGCCTGTCCCAGATCGTGCGCCACCTGGCTCGCCACCTTGGCCGGCTTCATGGTCACGAGCAGCGTGCCGGGGCCGGGGTTGACCTGGGGATAGTTGAGCGGCTCGAGCGGAAGGTGGAGCACCAGCTCCCGCTCGTGATGATGCGCGGAGCGGAAGGCTCTCGAGCTGCCGCGCTCTCCCGGCACCACCGCCACGGCGAAGGAGCCGGACGTGGCGAAAAAGGAGTCCGCTCGGGCCGCGTCCTCGCCGAATCCGAAGAGGACGAGGGCCAGTCGGGCCGGCTCATCGGACTTTGGCCCCTGGCTCGAGAGACCTCGCACGAATTCCAGCTCGTGCGTGGCACGGTTGGGCAGTCCGACGACCAGCTGGAGGAGCGGCGCCCCTTCTTCGGTCCAGCCCTCGCGCCCTCGGAGGACGCCGCCCCCGTGCGCTTCGAGATCGCGGGTGATCGCATGATTGAGCTGCAGGAACGAGGCTTCGGCCGGGACTTGAACCCGCCAGACCACGGCTGGTTTTCGCCCCGCAAGGACCCGCTCCGACACGTCACGGGCAGGGATTCCGGCATGCCGCAAGGTGGATCGCAAGGTGACGCCGACGAGCCGGGTGATCTCGGCGGGATCCCCCAGTCCGAGCCGGCGAGCGAGCGCCAGCTTCCCGCCATCGGAGCTGGCATA
This genomic window from Candidatus Eisenbacteria bacterium contains:
- a CDS encoding divergent polysaccharide deacetylase family protein, which encodes MPKRKSPSKPPLALLGWIALAALALFTVGQAYRYASSDGGKLALARRLGLGDPAEITRLVGVTLRSTLRHAGIPARDVSERVLAGRKPAVVWRVQVPAEASFLQLNHAITRDLEAHGGGVLRGREGWTEEGAPLLQLVVGLPNRATHELEFVRGLSSQGPKSDEPARLALVLFGFGEDAARADSFFATSGSFAVAVVPGERGSSRAFRSAHHHERELVLHLPLEPLNYPQVNPGPGTLLVTMKPAKVASQVAHDLGQAGSVAAVANHLGSLATQDMTLMRAIYRELKKRDLTFLHVSPVAGSVCRSLAADMGVGYAEPDVIIDAETRAKDRGPLDRRWKKALEQARARGKLVVWMRATPLTRAWLPAALTPRKLEGVSIVPLSSVLQASAP